From Suricata suricatta isolate VVHF042 chromosome 1, meerkat_22Aug2017_6uvM2_HiC, whole genome shotgun sequence, a single genomic window includes:
- the TEX15 gene encoding testis-expressed protein 15: MATHKMEMKGIAKQKTLRKMNSTSEPLLPAGVEVSPLKKFTIPKIRRAAGKVYLSPCCTNTREYSFIHDTLSQCRLDVGCDLQSSWQFGDTKLVHNEDLEKKFTSKRSEMRESGRHGRELEEHFCFLALTQNDVAKIYQNGISTRASTLTILGNPLLGIYVFRHVDVALNYAHSRSITVESIIIFKVLFGRVKKIQPLLDKNKVSLDPSPNFDCHMSRSIPSLKDTIELQAYNSAVYFYEYNVLSKPVDKPRHCLPYAIVTVKFIGQKVGSGHFMTSLKFLSTGFPRRAERTCSLNNCTVAKRIGKGKDATVIFEHFRKPVDPFVQENCSCSTLNSEINSSNTNISNSCGSMQNGNNSIHETYSGQMEYNLAECRDTSHLYGSGLSFIPSDTRESVNGDLMLNLAQLKNALSGISAAFPLHDNIGSSTVITSKLIKDPRLMRREESTGKHNATADLNEVLPLEKNSDFVNSEINLLSMPYKSASSSKVVPGDLSILTNCLNVPSFKISFDGSQSTMVDNLGSNNCNYTVPSKITMAGQCKGQDNFSFPMCLPNVLSEVENQKHSEEEAQRTEPRSNIPFLIEKSEAHNSYESVNTCTKGHSSHISPESWSSNLETVYQTGQQMSAAFPLQTKESIHEYTQNTGEMRDFTGPEDNSKHEEKQILWKEIDFTKEAKIRPVDKYISLYQEYKENESLDSYGENCDQILIAQELEIAKSSTSTTKDKYELDHLALELQRVESLSQKHPQLSLDYEDNIHTNSVIFQKLMELKLVEPNQNCVNIMTNASQEAKDIPQVEGLPIDTNISSHDIKPTHDNSDYSIAREYVCVQGKNENDPVSENIQKDYGETFQIDDEGHALFCNAEVHNDTHLNIDLREQGDNNKENENEAEEEDIALSTENSETIYGEKKSFHTNKNYTNIDKRKENKNYNNVEILSSEKFCTFNLSSEERHVSTEATLLEHEDCMTAIQQKDTPNTGRAVEHLVSTAFPKVEGSSVHVASSTAVQTAGATVPTLIISREDHLRYQNKETSSETLDFGLLVKHKVSDCEMDIDNNKLPDSFHQSVNDTSVLQSFKLENKIEVGSEQCVDGFLIQQDSQRNDPCEEFRATYEALMSRIDWEGILGSNIEEREVLESSRRKENSDQHYPKKSIFNSSIQKNKAELNPILVPDLQITVTNTFMAGFSPTFESQALKDNFCKYVTKATEPEINEEEKESEFEMYSHCSGENSDYPCEDEFGNRRQGSGLVSMSEISLSLDVSHSTQVNHVSEQQNSGPLLTEPSTVTALNNENRCSLTESKTDCNDIRSKKDTQSRISKRKRHTPFRDQNMPHKDLKHSKIYGKKKRLTSPDSSERFSSLSQGRIKTFSKSEKHIRSVLDILNSEASLCKSKRLSKRLDRAVLHLKKAHRRVHTSLQLIAKVGKRRKGPLPKSYAIICNNFWESCDLQGYSSVSERRYYSTKHFLSKRKYGKPGEKRALGFEVDKSLTYVSNPKSYIASRERIAKCISKRNMASSVSRSHTTIHVSGFCDQEYSESQLALCSTSQRTSQSIYNKSHMRNRRSSELQPFSETTGCLFSPACPDEKLTEKENQIGIEFLSNISKYGNPENHLAHNNIKDAENNSKTNKVINKTNLASLSCVKEDNISFSRDPSYDATCIMHTKVKTDIDISVLESDKKHCLNVDVCTPDNLILSGHKGNLEVNLPMEEWIAPNQSSTPGTITENFLMDPLNLMLITNKKSNSIPHLEFLNSTPVTDGEGESSKSHLDKQRIFAIDSFPTSPDVPHCQPGCSGKELLKTEQCTSSNCFHKGGNESHVFEDSELCLQLVTEERKNCRRNTMTELFSSDSYLLLKESMKGSSKQCMTKKDIWDRKMWKVKPAEKARNSLHRKSMTEGCTVKTEYKNQKNKILEEFSYLNEKTTKSNLIDSHLNIENISAAVTLNNTVSKHLNKREKEGGVKVSKDSQSNSALHSEIACNSKPGIIGMNHMPVSHMHSQTSKISTPQKEPASYMNGLKEKHCSANHSALTARIAQILRRADETSSLQILQEETKACQNILPSFVEAFERKQECSLEQILISRGLLVEQNQWNNCRHNLKPCAVDSLVELQMMMEIIQFIENKKRLLGGEPTYRSLLWYDETLYSELLGRPRGFQQQSNLYPAFQGRLKYNAFCELQTYHDQLIELFEETKRENNSYYALLKYRRQINECEAIMKRCSDCFDFSLSVPFTCGVNFGDNLGDLEILRKSTLKLIGMNGEFPKVDSYPGKQDHLWIIIDMVTSKVNFIKNSEAVSIKISLYGLERIFFDAAKSLIWKEKRQSFSNKYSGKKNKETLLKMNQYAFSELKNTYDMLSKDLSSEQISNIGLENMESASKKSDDLINKAPVTLENCGLNSTLLSHPDICCISEVLDQAEFADSKKLQELTLRCTEHLEILKKYFEILQEENIDNILITEENVLDMVENHNNGSIILKPAAIETYVEIVMLLETVHFLENSMAKKLDKQRFRGMLWFDLSLLPELVHCQEKMASFSFLKGNSTDCLWKAIETAISELKKDLDIIYKYGEAVNCSYALHLLSRELQELTEIQKLLNKSQYSVSTYIDFVPYIASINYGSTMTELEYSHNQFSTLLKNIKAAPRKDLGKMAHIMKVMKTIEHMKIICTNNAELTISFILCQMLHNRKKSSQLQGKENRHVKPRKSISKSSIDMKVPSVSECIMKTVSNSSKKRSIAVDKCEDPQEQEKNPTVASCKKQKVDMKDVIKINREKAAFKDSRTTRSHPESESEIGPSSSDNLKRNHVSPKKIEMERSLPGSLLPLKNLKDTCTSKSEGKIDLTNISSATSEDFTGQQGNLNSMKKRDVNFSAAEAKSDKDDCFASCEQKSVDGIFRDIPTNLETSNTVFALQDNEILNSSIKNSARTNPSESKFIQDKFPVLQVNKTQPEKTELKEKYMEDTLSPNTNPVGASGNITLNVNQTAEHSFSDEQTNEHSKVLTQNAAACWNELPQSACAPIHNSSQRPFGTSYPYYAWCVYHYSNSSGSSITQAYQGTASYDAQPPPAMLTAIASSFQNQLSFPQFAPHQAFPPAVYPYPPNSGVLPQVPWTYVPWQQGPFQPGH, translated from the exons AAAGAACCTGCTCTCTGAATAACTGTACAGTTGCCAAAAgaattggaaaaggaaaagatgctACTGTCATCTTTGAACATTTCAGGAAACCTGTAGATCCATTTGTTCAGGAAAACTGTTCTTGCAGCACACTGAATTCAGAGATAAATTCTTCCAACACAAATATTTCTAATTCCTGTGGAAGTAtgcaaaatggaaacaattctATACATGAAACTTACAGTGGACAGATGGAGTACAATTTAGCAGAATGTAGAGACACTTCTCATCTGTATGGTTCAGGTCTTTCATTTATTCCCAGTGATACCAGAGAAAGTGTTAATGGTGACCTCATGTTAAATTTGGCACAACTTAAAAATGCTTTAAGTGGTATTTCTGCTGCTTTTCCCCTTCATGACAATATTGGCTCAAGCACAGTTATTACTTCAAAACTCATTAAAGACCCAAGACTgatgaggagagaagaaagcacaggcaaACATAATGCTACTGCAGATTTAAATGAGGTTTTGCCACTTGAGAAGAATTCAGATTTTGTTAATTCAGAAATAAATCTATTATCCATGCCATATAAGTCTGCCTCCTCCTCTAAAGTTGTGCCTGGTGATCTTTCTATTCTTACTAATTGTTTGAATGTCCCTAGCTTCAAAATTTCCTTTGATGGTTCACAATCAACCATGGTGGACAACTTGGGCTCTAACAACTGTAATTATACAGTTCCCAGTAAAATTACCATGGCAGGACAGTGTAAGGGCCAAGAcaatttttcctttccaatgtgTTTGCCAAATGTACTTTCAGAAGTTGAGAACCAAAAACACAGTGAAGAAGAAGCCCAGAGAACTGAACCAAGAAGCAAcatcccatttttaattgaaaaaagtgAAGCACATAACTCTTATGAATCAGTAAATACTTGTACAAAAGGGCACAGTAGTCACATCTCTCCGGAGTCGTGGTCTTCTAATTTAGAAACTGTATATCAGACTGGTCAGCAAATGTCTGCAGCTTTTCCTCttcaaacaaaagaaagcatacaTGAGTACACTCAAAATACTGGAGAAATGAGAGACTTCACTGGCCCAGAAGATAATTCCAAAcatgaagaaaagcaaattttgtGGAAGGAAATTGATTttacaaaggaagcaaaaatcaGACCAGTAGATAAGTATATTTCTTTGTACCAAGAATACAAAGAGAATGAGAGTCTTGATTCTTATGGGGAAAATTGTGATCAAATATTAATTGCTCAAGAATTAGAAATAGCAAAATCTTCCACATCTACCACAAAGGATAAATATGAGCTAGATCATCTAGCATTGGAATTACAAAGAGTGGAGAGCCTTTCACAAAAGCATCCTCAACTCTCTTTAGATTATGAAGATAACATTCATACAAATtctgtaatttttcaaaaactaatGGAACTAAAATTGGTAGAACCAAATCAAAACTGTGTTAACATTATGACCAATGCTTCCCAGGAAGCAAAAGACATTCCCCAGGTCGAAGGATTGCCAATTGACACAAATATTTCATCTCATGACATTAAACCAACTCATGACAACTCAGATTACAGCATAGCTAGAGAATATGTATGTGtccaaggaaaaaatgaaaatgacccaGTGTCAGAGAACATACAAAAAGACTATGGAGAAACTTTTCAAATTGATGATGAAGGTCATGCTCTGTTTTGTAATGCAGAAGTGCACAATGATACACACCTGAATATTGACTTGAGAGAACAAGGagataacaataaagaaaatgaaaatgaggctGAAGAGGAAGACATTGCTTTGTCTACAGAAAACAGTGAAACTATATATGGAGAGAAGAAGAGTTTTCATACAAACAAAAATTACACCAatatagataaaagaaaagagaataaaaattacaataatgtAGAAATTCTGAGTTCTGAAAAATTTTGTACATTTAATTTGAGTTCAGAGGAAAGACATGTGTCAACAGAAGCTACATTATTAGAACATGAAGACTGTATGACTGCCATACAACAAAAAGATACTCCAAATACTGGCAGGGCAGTAGAGCATTTGGTTTCCACAGCATTTCCCAAAGTTGAAGGGTCTTCAGTTCATGTAGCCTCAAGTACTGCAGTGCAGACAGCTGGTGCTACAGTGCCTACATTGATCATAAGTCGTGAAGATCACCTAAGATACCAGAATAAAGAAACTTCTTCTGAAACTCTAGATTTTGGTTTGTTAGTAAAACATAAGGTTTCTGATTGTGAAATGGatatagataataataaattACCTGACTCATTTCATCAATCAGTAAATGATACCTCAGTTCTTCAGAGTTTCAAATTGGAAAATAAGATTGAAGTAGGATCGGAACAGTGTGTTGATGGTTTTCTAATTCAACAAGATAGCCAAAGAAATGATCCATGTGAAGAATTTAGGGCCACATATGAGGCTCTGATGTCTCGTATTGATTGGGAAGGTATATTAGGAAGCAATATTGAGGAGAGGGAAGTTTTGGAAAGCtccagaagaaaggagaatagTGATCAGCATTACcctaagaaaagtatttttaattcctctatacaaaaaaacaaagcagagctcAATCCAATTTTAGTTCCAGATTTACAGATTACAGTCACTAATACATTTATGGCAGGATTCAGTCCCACTTTTGAATCCCAGGcattgaaagataatttttgcAAATACGTAACTAAAGCCACAGAACCAGAAATaaatgaggaggagaaagagtcagaatttgaaatGTATTCCCACTGTTCTGGTGAAAATTCAGATTATCCATGTGAAGATGAATTTGGTAATAGAAGGCAAGGATCAGGCCTAGTGAGTATGtctgaaatctctctctctcttgatgtGAGTCACAGTACACAAGTGAATCATGTATCTGAACAACAAAACAGTGGACCTTTGCTTACTGAACCCTCTACTGTCACAgcattaaataatgaaaacagatGTTCCTTGACAGAGTCAAAAACTGATTGTAATGATATTAGAAGCAAAAAGGACACACAATCAAGAATTAGCAAAAGAAAGCGACATACACCTTTTAGGGACCAGAACATGCCACATAAGGATTTAAAACATAGTAAAATTTATGGGAAGAAGAAGAGATTAACCAGTCCAGACTCTTCTGAACGTTTTTCTTCATTATCCCAAGGACGAATTAAAACCTTTTCAAAGTCAGAAAAACACATTAGGAGTGTCCTTGATATTCTAAATAGTGAAGCATCTTTATGCAAAAGTAAACGTCTTTCCAAAAGACTTGACAGAGctgttcttcatttaaaaaaggcTCATAGAAGAGTTCACACATCTTTGCAACTTATAGCTAaagtaggaaaaagaagaaaaggcccATTACCAAAATCATATGCAATAATATGCAATAATTTCTGGGAAAGTTGTGACCTTCAAGGTTATAGCTCTGTGTCTGAAAGAAGATATTATTCCACTAAACATTTtttgtcaaaaagaaaatacGGCAAACCAGGAGAGAAAAGAGCTTTGGGATTTGAAGTGGATAAATCATTAACTTATGTATCAAACCCCAAGTCTTACATAGCAAGTAGAGAGAGAATTGCAAAGTGCATTTCTAAGAGAAATATGGCCAGCAGTGTCTCCAGAAGTCACACCACCATTCATGTGAGCGGATTTTGTGATCAAGAGTATTCTGAATCACAATTAGCCCTGTGCTCCACATCCCAAAGAACAAGTCAGTCCATTTATAACAAGAGCCATATGAGAAATCGAAGATCATCAGAACTTCAGCCATTTTCTGAAACAACTGGGTGTCTGTTTTCCCCAGCCTGCCCAGATGAGAAactaactgaaaaagaaaatcaaattggcATAGAGTTTTTATCAAACATCAGTAAATATGGAAATCCTGAGAACCACTTAGCACATAATAATATTAAGGATGCAGAAAACAACTCCAAGactaataaagtaataaataagacTAATTTGGCATCTTTAAGTTGTGTAAAAGAAGACAACATAAGTTTTAGCAGAGACCCAAGTTATGATGCAACCTGTATAATGCACACAAAGGTAAAAACTGACATAGATATTTCAGTTTTAGAATCAGATAAGAAGCACTGTTTAAATGTTGATGTCTGCACACCCGATAACCTTATTTTATCTGGTCATAAAGGCAACCTGGAAGTAAATTTGCCTATGGAAGAATGGATAGCTCCTAATCAGAGCTCCACACCAGGCACTATTACAGAAAACTTCCTTATGGACCCATTAAATCTAATGCTGATCACAAACAAAAAGTCTAACAGTATTCCTCATTTGGAATTCCTCAATTCCACTCCAGTGACAGATGGTGAAGGAGAATCTTCAAAATCTCACTTGGATAAACAGAGAATTTTTGCTATAGATTCTTTTCCAACATCCCCTGATGTACCACACTGCCAGCCAGGATGTAGTGGAAAGGAACTTCTAAAGACAGAACAATGCACTTCAAGTAATTGCTTCCATAAAGGTGGGAATGAATCACATGTTTTTGAGGATTCTGAGTTGTGTCTCCAATTAGtaactgaagaaaggaaaaattgtaGGAGAAATACAATGACAGAACTATTTTCCAGTGATAGTTATTTGCTCTTAAAAGAGAGTATGAAGGGTTCTTCAAAACAATGCATGACAAAGAAAGACATTTGGGACAGAAAAATGTGGAAAGTTAAGCCAGCAGAAAAAGCAAGAAATTCACTTCACAGAAAAAGCATGACTGAAGGATGCACTGTTAAGACTGAgtacaaaaatcaaaagaataagaTCTTAGAAGAATTCTCCTACTTAAACGAGAAAACAACTAAAAGTAACTTGATTGATTCTCAtctaaacattgaaaacatttccGCAGCAGTCACTTTGAATAACACAGTTTCTAAGCAtcttaacaaaagagagaaagaagggggagtTAAAGTTAGTAAGGACTCTCAGTCTAACTCTGCACTGCATTCAGAAATAGCCTGTAATTCCAAACCAGGCATTATAGGAATGAATCATATGCCTGTTTCACATATGCACTCTCAAACTTCCAAAATCTCTACTCCTCAGAAGGAGCCTGCATCATACATGAAtgggttaaaagaaaaacattgctcAGCCAATCATTCAGCTCTTACAGCTAGGATAGCTCAAATTTTGAGAAGGGCAGATGAAACATCATCTTTGCAGATTCTACAGGAAGAAACTAAGGCCTGTCAAAATATTCTCCCTTCATTTGTTGaagcttttgaaagaaaacaagaatgttCTCTTGAACAAATCCTGATTTCAAGAGGATTATTGGTAGAACAAAACCAGTGGAATAATTGCAGACACAACTTAAAACCATGTGCTGTTGACTCCTTGGTAGAACTCCAAATGATGATGGAAATTATTCAattcattgaaaacaaaaaaaggctcTTAGGAGGTGAACCAACATACCGAAGCTTGCTTTGGTATGATGAAACACTGTACAGTGAGCTGCTTGGTAGACCACGTGGATTTCAACAACAATCCAACCTCTATCCTGCTTTTCAAGGAAGATTGAAATATAATGCATTCTGTGAGTTACAAACCTACCATGATCAgttaattgaattatttgaagaaaccaaaagggaaaacaatTCATATTATGCACTCTTAAAATACAGACGACAGATTAATGAGTGTGAAGCAATAATGAAGCGCTGTTCTGATTGCtttgacttctctctttctgttccatttACCTGTGGAGTTAACTTTGGAGATAATTTAGGAGACCtagaaatcttaagaaaaagtACTTTAAAGCTGATTGGTATGAATGGGGAGTTTCCTAAAGTTGATTCCTATCCAGGAAAACAAGACCATTTGTGGATTATCATAGACATGGTCACctcaaaagttaattttattaagaaCAGTGAGGCAGTGAGTATTAAAATATCTCTTTATGGTCTGGAACGTATCTTTTTTGATGCTGCAAAAagtcttatttggaaagagaagagacaatCTTTCAGCAATAAATACTcaggaaagaagaataaagaaacgctactcaaaatgaatcaatatGCTTTTTCTGAGTTGAAAAATACATATGATATGTTGTCTAAGGATTTAAGCAGTGAACAGATTTCTAATATTGGGCTTGAGAATATGGAGAGTGCTTCCAAAAAGTCAGATGATCTAATAAACAAAGCACCAGTTACCCTAGAAAACTGTGGGCTTAACAGTACTTTGCTTTCACACCCAGATATCTGTTGTATTAGCGAAGTATTAGATCAAGCTGAATTTGCAGACTCTAAGAAATTACAGGAACTCACTTTGAGGTGTACCGAACacctagaaattttaaaaaaatactttgagattcTGCAAGAAGAGAACATAGATAACATTCTTATCACAGAAGAAAACGTTTTGGACATGGTGGAAAACCACAACAATGGGTCCATAATTTTAAAGCCTGCAGCCATTGAAACCTATGTTGAAATTGTCATGCTTTTGGAAACTGTTCACTTTCTTGAAAACTCAATGGCAAAGAAACTAGACAAACAGAGATTTCGAGGTATGCTTTGGTTTGATTTGTCACTTCTTCCTGAGCTGGTTCACTGCCAGGAAAAAAtggcttctttttcatttcttaaaggtAACTCAACAGATTGCCTTTGGAAAGCCATAGAGACTGCTATTTCTGAACTTAAGAAAGATCTggatattatttacaaatatggtGAGGCCGTTAATTGCTCTTATGCTCTTCATTTGCTCTCAAGAGAACTTCAGGAGCTTACGGAAATACAAAAACTTCTAAACAAGTCTCAGTATTCTGTTTCCACATATATTGACTTTGTGCCATATATAGCATCCATAAATTATGGAAGCACTATGACAGAATTGGAATACAGCCACAACCAGTTCTCTACACTGCTCAAAAATATAAAGGCTGCCCCTCGGAAAGATTTAGGAAAAATGGCCCATATTATGAAAGTCATGAAAACTATTGAACATATGAAGATAATATGTACTAATAATGCTGAATTAACCATTTCCTTTATTCTGTGCCAAATGCTACATAACAGAAAGAAGTCTTCCCAActacagggaaaagaaaataggcaTGTAAAACCCAGAAAGAGTATCAGTAAATCTAGTATTGATATGAAGGTACCCTCAGTTTCAGAGTGCATAATGAAAACTGTTTCAAATTCTTCTAAAAAGCGATCTATTGCTGTAGACAAATGTGAAGACCCTCAGGAACAAGAGAAAAACCCTACTGTTGCCAGctgtaaaaaacaaaag GTTGACATGAAAGATGTCATaaaaatcaacagagaaaagGCAGCATTTAAGGATTCCAG GACTACAAGATCTCATCCCGAAAGTGAAAGTGAAATAGGGCCAAGTTCATCTGACAATCTGAAAAGAAACCATGTATCTCCAAAAAAGATTGAAATGGAAAGATCACTACCTGGCTCACTTTTACctttaaagaacttaaaagaCACTTGCACATCAAAGTCCGAGGGCAAAATAGACTTAACTAATATTTCATCTGCTACTTCAGAAGATTTCACTGGACAACAGGGAAACTTAAATAGCATGAAGAAAAGGGATGTGAATTTTAGTGCTGCTGAAGCAAAAAGTGATAAAGATGATTGTTTTGCAAGTTGTGAACAAAAAAGTGTAGATGGCATATTTAGGGACATCCCTACCAATTTAGAAACCAGTAACACTGTCTTTGCACTTCaagataatgaaatattaaattcatCTATTAAAAATTCTGCACGCACCAATCCTTCAGAATCCAAATTCATCCAAGACAAATTTCCTGTTTtgcaagtaaataaaacacagccTGAAAAAACTGAgttaaaagagaaatacatgGAGGACACATTGAGTCCCAATACTAACCCTGTTGGAGCATCTGGGAACATAACCCTCAATGTAAATCAAACCGCAGAACACTCTTTTTCTGACGAACAGACTAATGAACATTCAAAAGTCCTAACTCAGAATGCTGCAGCGTGTTGGAATGAACTTCCACAGTCTGCATGTGCCCCAATACATAATTCTTCACAGCGTCCATTTGGAACTTCATACCCTTACTACGCGTGGTGTGTTTATCATTACAGCAACAGCAGCGGCAGCTCCATCACCCAGGCATACCAGGGGACAGCATCGTACGACGCACAGCCGCCTCCTGCGATGTTGACGGCAATTGCAAGTAGCTTCCAAAAT cAGCTGAGTTTTCCACAGTTTGCCCCCCATCAAGCGTTCCCACCAGCTGTATACCCTTATCCTCCTAATTCAGGTGTGCTTCCACAAGTTCCTTGGACTTACg TTCCATGGCAACAAGGACCCTTCCAGCCaggacattga